The Megasphaera stantonii genome includes a window with the following:
- a CDS encoding ABC transporter ATP-binding protein, whose product MISLRDVTVAYGSQVVLDGVDLDICDGETLAILGASGSGKSTILRLIIGLQKPTRGRIFVDGADITPYDEEQLNEMRRNMGMVFQYSALFDSMTVGENVAFGPRQRTRCSEEEIQAIVREKLSLVGLEGIEDMMPNDLSGGMKKRVSLARAIALDPKTILYDEPTAGLDPLRSMDINRLIVGMQRHLKATSILVTHDMRSAFYAADRIAFLQGGRFRLIAPKEEFKHTEDREVLQFIYGGELPEERETML is encoded by the coding sequence ATGATTAGTTTGCGCGATGTAACCGTAGCCTATGGAAGCCAGGTTGTCCTGGACGGCGTCGACCTCGACATCTGCGACGGGGAGACGCTGGCCATTTTAGGGGCCAGCGGTTCGGGGAAAAGTACGATCCTGCGGCTGATCATCGGCCTGCAGAAGCCGACAAGGGGCCGCATTTTTGTGGATGGCGCAGATATTACGCCGTATGATGAAGAGCAGCTCAATGAAATGCGCCGGAATATGGGTATGGTGTTTCAATACTCGGCGCTGTTCGACTCTATGACCGTAGGGGAGAACGTGGCTTTCGGCCCGCGGCAGCGTACGCGCTGCAGCGAGGAGGAAATACAGGCAATCGTCAGGGAAAAGCTCAGCCTCGTCGGATTGGAGGGCATTGAGGACATGATGCCCAACGATTTGTCCGGCGGCATGAAAAAGCGCGTCAGCCTGGCCCGGGCAATCGCCCTGGACCCGAAGACTATTTTATACGACGAACCGACGGCCGGGCTCGACCCGCTGCGGAGCATGGATATTAACCGCCTTATTGTCGGCATGCAGCGGCATTTGAAAGCCACGTCGATTCTCGTTACCCACGATATGCGGTCGGCCTTTTATGCCGCAGACAGGATAGCCTTCCTGCAGGGCGGCAGGTTCAGGCTGATCGCGCCGAAGGAAGAATTTAAACATACAGAAGATCGGGAAGTACTGCAGTTTATTTACGGCGGCGAGCTGCCCGAGGAAAGGGAGACGATGCTATGA
- a CDS encoding metal ABC transporter ATP-binding protein: protein MISLEKVSFAYEHGPYLLQDVTMTVQDGDYISVVGENGSGKSTLIKLILGLLSPSRGTISNTFRRCAYVPQRFETLNSQFPITVYEVLNCQRRILGYKDKDIIRRSLEQMNVYELKDQLIGNLSGGQCQKVLIARALMGEPDLLIFDEPSTGIDVKSQMELYPFIRHLNQDRGVTVLTVEHNLKFAAKNSTKMFHVVNGGGHFCSPEDYIREYVSDNMGRDGNV, encoded by the coding sequence ATGATTTCATTAGAAAAGGTGTCCTTTGCCTATGAGCATGGGCCCTATTTACTGCAGGATGTTACGATGACCGTGCAGGACGGCGATTATATTTCCGTCGTCGGGGAAAACGGCAGCGGCAAGAGCACCCTCATAAAGCTGATATTGGGGCTGCTGTCGCCGAGCCGCGGCACGATTTCCAATACCTTCCGCCGCTGCGCATACGTGCCCCAGCGGTTTGAAACGCTGAACAGCCAGTTTCCCATTACAGTCTACGAGGTGCTGAACTGCCAGCGCAGAATATTGGGATATAAGGATAAGGATATTATCCGACGCTCGCTGGAGCAAATGAACGTATATGAGTTAAAGGACCAGCTCATAGGCAACTTGTCAGGCGGCCAATGCCAGAAGGTGCTCATTGCCCGGGCCCTCATGGGCGAGCCTGATCTGCTCATTTTTGACGAGCCGTCGACGGGCATCGACGTCAAGAGCCAGATGGAGCTGTATCCCTTTATCCGCCATTTGAATCAGGACCGGGGCGTAACGGTCCTGACGGTAGAGCATAACCTGAAGTTCGCCGCTAAGAATTCGACGAAGATGTTTCACGTCGTCAACGGCGGCGGCCATTTCTGCTCGCCGGAAGACTATATCCGCGAATACGTATCGGACAACATGGGGAGGGACGGCAATGTTTGA
- a CDS encoding metal ABC transporter substrate-binding protein gives MKSWLTACITMIAAAVLLAGCGAQSDGSVQSDGKLKVVASFNAMKEFTQAVGKDKVDVVTLIPDGTEPHDFQPTTKNLKELSHARLFVYNGLGMEPWADKTLEVVDNKNLVAVDASKGVQVIANTDKHDIHEHGRDDPHCWLSLQAAQTEVQNIAAALAEADPANAEFYRENAAAYNEQLQQVLAEYQEKFQSVPNRQFVTGHAAFAYLCRDFGLTQRSVESVFASGEPSPQQLASLADFCKQHKVKTIFSETMVSPKISETLAKEVGASVKTIHTIESAEGKATYIDRMRDNIEQIYQSLK, from the coding sequence ATGAAATCATGGCTTACAGCCTGTATCACAATGATAGCAGCGGCCGTGCTCCTTGCGGGCTGCGGCGCCCAATCCGACGGCTCCGTCCAGTCCGACGGCAAACTGAAAGTCGTCGCCTCTTTCAACGCGATGAAAGAATTTACCCAGGCCGTCGGCAAGGATAAGGTCGACGTCGTCACCTTGATTCCCGACGGCACGGAGCCCCACGATTTTCAGCCGACGACGAAAAATCTCAAGGAATTGAGCCATGCCCGCTTATTCGTGTACAACGGCCTGGGCATGGAGCCCTGGGCGGATAAAACGCTGGAAGTCGTAGACAATAAAAACCTCGTCGCCGTCGACGCTTCGAAAGGCGTCCAGGTAATCGCCAATACAGACAAGCACGATATACACGAACACGGCCGCGACGATCCCCACTGCTGGCTCAGCCTGCAGGCCGCTCAGACGGAAGTACAGAACATCGCCGCCGCCCTGGCTGAAGCCGACCCGGCCAACGCCGAATTTTACCGCGAAAACGCCGCCGCTTATAACGAACAGCTCCAGCAGGTGCTGGCGGAATATCAGGAAAAATTCCAATCCGTCCCGAACCGGCAGTTCGTCACAGGCCACGCCGCCTTCGCCTACTTGTGCCGCGATTTCGGCCTGACGCAGCGCAGCGTCGAGTCGGTCTTTGCCAGCGGCGAGCCGAGCCCTCAGCAGCTTGCCAGCCTGGCTGATTTCTGCAAGCAGCATAAGGTGAAGACAATTTTTTCCGAAACCATGGTCAGCCCCAAGATTTCGGAAACCCTGGCCAAGGAAGTAGGCGCGTCGGTCAAAACGATCCACACCATCGAAAGCGCCGAAGGAAAGGCAACCTATATAGACCGCATGCGCGACAATATCGAACAGATTTACCAAAGCCTGAAATAG
- a CDS encoding serine hydrolase: protein MALCKERLENYIETHWQDKAAVSVYCRPLDGGDDFFYRDRVMPSASLIKVPIMACVFRQEKEGQLSFDTTYPVYGGVEGGSFYGLPEGTEVSLRTLVFHMIVESDNTCTNMLIDVLGFDAINEEIRRQGMEHTLLRRKMMDFEAARQGKENVTSPGDMGRLFLRLASGTCVDGRRDEAMRAILAQQEDNCILPAQIPHTVTVEHKTGELDGIYHDCGLVWKQGRPYVCCLMADGIVHEAQAIYDMSYLARFLYDEI, encoded by the coding sequence GTGGCCTTATGCAAAGAACGGCTGGAGAACTATATAGAAACGCATTGGCAGGACAAGGCCGCCGTGTCCGTGTACTGCCGTCCTCTGGACGGAGGCGACGACTTTTTCTATCGCGACCGGGTCATGCCGTCGGCCAGCTTGATCAAGGTGCCCATCATGGCCTGCGTCTTCCGTCAGGAAAAAGAGGGACAGTTGTCCTTTGATACAACTTATCCCGTTTACGGCGGCGTCGAAGGCGGTTCGTTTTACGGCCTGCCGGAGGGGACGGAAGTATCTCTTCGTACGCTGGTGTTTCACATGATCGTCGAAAGCGACAACACGTGTACGAATATGCTCATCGATGTGCTGGGCTTCGACGCCATTAACGAGGAAATCCGGCGGCAGGGCATGGAGCATACGCTGCTGCGGCGCAAGATGATGGATTTCGAAGCGGCCCGCCAGGGGAAAGAAAACGTAACGTCTCCCGGCGATATGGGGCGCTTGTTTCTGCGCCTGGCCTCCGGGACCTGCGTCGACGGGCGGCGCGACGAGGCGATGCGGGCTATCCTGGCCCAGCAGGAGGATAACTGCATTTTGCCGGCGCAGATTCCCCATACCGTAACAGTAGAGCATAAGACAGGCGAGCTGGACGGCATATATCATGACTGCGGCCTCGTCTGGAAGCAGGGCCGGCCCTATGTGTGCTGCCTCATGGCCGACGGGATAGTCCATGAAGCCCAGGCCATTTACGATATGTCGTATTTGGCGCGCTTCCTATATGATGAAATATAA
- a CDS encoding nitroreductase family protein — MNETIQTLISRRSIRKYKAEQIPESDLQQILEAGMYAASGMGIQPVTMVVVQDKETIAKLTAMNAKIMGTDSDPMYGAPTIVVVLADMEKSANAWSDGCLVMGNLMNAAASLGIGSCWINRAKEEFESAEGKALLRQWNLPEHLVGVGHCILGYADGPVPAAKPRKADFVTYVR; from the coding sequence ATGAACGAAACGATACAAACCTTAATTTCCCGCCGCAGCATCCGCAAATACAAAGCGGAACAAATTCCCGAAAGCGACTTGCAGCAAATCCTGGAAGCAGGCATGTACGCCGCCAGCGGCATGGGCATCCAGCCCGTCACGATGGTCGTCGTGCAGGACAAGGAGACGATTGCTAAATTAACCGCCATGAACGCTAAAATCATGGGAACGGACAGCGATCCCATGTACGGCGCGCCAACCATTGTCGTCGTGTTGGCCGACATGGAAAAATCGGCCAACGCCTGGTCCGACGGCTGCCTGGTCATGGGCAACCTCATGAATGCCGCCGCTTCCTTAGGCATCGGCTCGTGCTGGATCAACCGGGCCAAGGAAGAATTTGAATCAGCCGAAGGCAAAGCGCTGCTCCGCCAGTGGAACCTGCCGGAACACCTCGTAGGCGTCGGCCACTGCATCCTCGGCTACGCCGACGGCCCTGTGCCGGCAGCAAAACCGCGCAAGGCCGACTTCGTAACTTACGTCCGCTAA
- a CDS encoding Fur family transcriptional regulator, which translates to MDDIIHNEAREECLHRCGLKSTRTRKLVLDALYRHGGVLTAEDIYQELIGQGQGINFSTVYRILEMFTAKELTEKHYLPDSRKYGFSLRAMGHRHRLICLKCRRIVEIDHCPLAGFEAELAEKTQFDIVGHNLEWYGYCPECRGLAPCGEDKTIKTVKEE; encoded by the coding sequence ATGGACGACATAATACATAATGAGGCCCGTGAAGAATGCCTTCACCGCTGCGGATTAAAGAGCACCCGGACCCGAAAGCTGGTCCTGGATGCGCTGTACCGGCACGGCGGCGTATTGACGGCGGAAGATATTTATCAGGAGCTCATCGGCCAAGGACAGGGCATCAACTTTTCCACGGTGTACCGCATACTGGAAATGTTTACGGCCAAGGAGCTGACGGAAAAGCATTATCTGCCTGATTCCCGGAAATACGGCTTTTCCCTGCGGGCAATGGGCCATCGGCACCGCTTGATTTGCCTGAAATGCCGCCGCATCGTGGAAATCGACCACTGTCCCCTGGCGGGATTTGAAGCGGAATTAGCTGAGAAGACCCAGTTCGATATTGTCGGGCACAATTTGGAATGGTACGGGTATTGCCCGGAATGCCGCGGCCTTGCGCCTTGCGGAGAAGACAAAACGATAAAGACGGTGAAGGAGGAGTAG
- a CDS encoding TolC family protein, with amino-acid sequence MNKNLYRKIIIAMMVTTLGGASAFAEDTAQASAEAAPKAPVSVAKVRPVDVTPALREELARQIAAESEKKAQKRAAKKEQDPVIVIGRVAPDQAVELTLPKTVQMALDYNRDIKVAHYDLKSAEYYIDEARAGKMPQFSYTFDASRRENSGSSGMNNRDSITNSFGHGLSVNIPLYTGGRVEGQIAVAKLGKTSAQEEILRVEQATKLSAVQGYFGLLAYEELRDVYHEAVTNMQGHVDNVTAQYNVGTVAKLDVLTSNVSLADAKTNAVTADNNVAVAEANLNNILGLPLQTKLELVDHHLPFESYDISLQEALDYAMKYRPEVLQAALSVRQAEENIGIANAGNMPSVSIGAGNDWSDEDFPGSGNSAWRVTGGITFSFFDGGATNARVKQAKQALLAARETEQQTREAVQLAVKQAYLNIRSAAQRVEASQSAVAEAEESFKIARVRYQAGVGINLDVLDAQLNLNQAQTNYIQALYDYNVGIAQLEQAMGVDVRSGVVIPSMTE; translated from the coding sequence ATGAATAAGAATTTGTACAGAAAGATAATCATCGCCATGATGGTAACGACTTTGGGAGGCGCGTCGGCCTTTGCGGAAGACACTGCCCAGGCATCGGCTGAAGCGGCGCCGAAAGCGCCGGTAAGCGTCGCGAAAGTGCGTCCTGTCGACGTGACGCCGGCTCTGCGGGAAGAATTAGCCCGCCAGATTGCGGCGGAATCGGAAAAGAAAGCGCAGAAGCGCGCCGCTAAAAAAGAGCAGGACCCGGTTATCGTCATCGGCCGGGTAGCTCCGGATCAGGCCGTCGAACTGACGCTGCCCAAGACTGTGCAGATGGCCTTGGATTATAACCGCGATATCAAGGTCGCCCATTATGACTTGAAGAGCGCCGAATACTACATCGATGAAGCGCGGGCCGGCAAAATGCCTCAGTTCAGCTACACCTTCGACGCGTCGCGCCGTGAAAACAGCGGCAGCTCCGGCATGAATAACCGGGACAGCATTACCAACTCCTTCGGTCACGGCCTGAGCGTCAATATTCCCCTCTATACGGGCGGCCGCGTAGAAGGGCAGATTGCCGTGGCTAAGTTGGGCAAGACCAGCGCCCAGGAAGAAATCCTGCGGGTAGAACAGGCGACAAAGCTTTCGGCCGTTCAGGGCTATTTCGGCCTGCTGGCATATGAAGAGCTGCGCGACGTATACCATGAAGCGGTCACGAATATGCAGGGCCACGTCGACAACGTCACGGCCCAGTACAATGTCGGCACCGTCGCCAAGCTCGACGTCCTCACGTCGAACGTCTCCCTGGCCGACGCCAAGACGAACGCCGTCACGGCAGACAACAACGTCGCCGTTGCCGAAGCGAACCTGAACAACATCCTCGGCTTGCCGCTGCAGACGAAGCTGGAGCTCGTAGACCATCATCTTCCCTTCGAATCGTATGATATTTCCCTTCAGGAAGCCTTGGACTACGCCATGAAATACCGGCCGGAAGTCCTGCAGGCCGCGCTGAGCGTCCGTCAGGCTGAAGAAAATATCGGCATCGCCAACGCCGGCAATATGCCAAGCGTATCTATCGGAGCCGGCAACGACTGGAGCGACGAAGATTTCCCCGGCTCGGGCAACAGTGCATGGCGCGTAACGGGCGGCATTACGTTCAGCTTCTTTGACGGCGGCGCGACGAACGCCCGCGTTAAACAAGCCAAGCAGGCCCTGCTGGCTGCCCGTGAAACGGAACAGCAGACCCGCGAAGCCGTTCAGCTGGCCGTTAAGCAGGCTTACCTGAACATCCGCAGCGCCGCGCAGCGCGTAGAAGCCAGCCAGTCTGCCGTCGCTGAAGCCGAAGAAAGCTTCAAGATTGCCCGCGTCCGCTATCAGGCCGGCGTCGGCATCAACTTGGACGTTCTCGACGCGCAGTTAAACCTGAATCAGGCGCAGACGAACTACATTCAGGCGCTGTACGACTATAACGTCGGCATTGCCCAGCTGGAACAGGCGATGGGCGTAGACGTTCGGTCCGGCGTCGTCATCCCGTCCATGACGGAATAA
- a CDS encoding metal ABC transporter permease: MFEYAFMQNAFIVAVLISIVCPLIGIFLVLRRYSMIGDALSHASLAGVAIGLLLDANPILSAFGLTSVFGILIEVLRQRFRQYAELILVIILSLSVGIAITIISSGMVHTNVESFLFGSILTVTREDVWAVLLLSIVSILTIIKLYPQLVMLTFDEDGAKIAGVKSRLINYVFAVLVAATISVSIRIVGILVISSLIALPVATALQLRKGFRRTMVWSVLFSFLDIILGLGIAYGIDAAPGGVTAIVSVLMLLAVIAYKETAQARRP, encoded by the coding sequence ATGTTTGAGTACGCTTTTATGCAGAACGCCTTTATCGTGGCCGTGCTGATTTCCATCGTATGCCCTCTCATCGGCATATTCCTCGTGCTGCGCCGCTATTCCATGATCGGCGACGCCTTATCCCATGCGTCCCTGGCCGGTGTAGCCATCGGCCTTTTGCTGGACGCCAATCCCATCCTCAGCGCCTTCGGCCTTACGTCGGTCTTCGGCATTCTCATCGAAGTGCTGCGCCAGCGGTTCCGTCAGTACGCCGAGCTGATACTGGTGATTATCCTGTCCTTATCCGTCGGCATCGCCATTACAATTATCAGCTCCGGCATGGTGCATACCAACGTGGAGTCCTTTTTATTCGGCAGCATCCTGACGGTGACGCGGGAAGACGTGTGGGCGGTCCTGCTGCTCAGCATCGTGTCGATTTTGACGATTATCAAGCTGTACCCCCAGCTGGTCATGCTGACCTTTGACGAAGACGGGGCGAAGATCGCCGGCGTAAAAAGCCGTCTGATCAACTACGTCTTTGCCGTCCTCGTCGCGGCGACGATTTCCGTGTCCATCCGCATCGTCGGCATCCTGGTCATCAGTTCGCTCATTGCATTGCCGGTAGCTACGGCGCTGCAGCTGCGGAAGGGATTTCGCCGGACTATGGTATGGTCCGTCCTGTTCAGCTTTTTAGATATTATTCTGGGCCTGGGCATCGCCTACGGAATCGACGCCGCGCCAGGCGGCGTGACGGCGATTGTTTCCGTTCTCATGCTGCTGGCCGTCATTGCATATAAAGAAACGGCGCAGGCCCGGCGGCCGTAA
- a CDS encoding MlaE family ABC transporter permease, producing the protein MQEALERVGRFTLHIFEQVGVLAILFIQTLRQLPKIQRGLTVAQMAHLGVNSLPIVSLTLLFAGMVMTLQIVDILLRYGAQSTLGGVMSIAMGRELGPILTGVVVAGRVGAAMTAELGTMKVTEQIDALRCMAVNPIAYLVVPRFVACVIMVPILSFYGYVIGTAGGYAVATFGAGLTHFTYMNSVELFTEVGDIVYGLIKAMFFGGIIALIACYEGMHAKSGAEGVGQATTKSVVTSIIFIFICNYLLSVILY; encoded by the coding sequence GTGCAGGAGGCATTGGAGAGAGTAGGGCGCTTTACCCTTCATATCTTTGAACAGGTCGGCGTTCTAGCTATTTTATTCATCCAAACCCTGAGACAGCTTCCCAAAATTCAGCGCGGCCTGACGGTCGCGCAGATGGCTCATCTGGGGGTCAATTCCCTGCCCATCGTCAGCCTGACCCTTCTCTTTGCCGGCATGGTCATGACCCTGCAGATCGTGGATATCCTGCTGCGGTACGGCGCCCAGTCTACCTTGGGCGGCGTCATGTCTATCGCCATGGGCCGCGAGCTGGGGCCGATTCTGACCGGCGTCGTCGTCGCCGGCCGCGTAGGTGCGGCCATGACGGCCGAATTGGGCACGATGAAGGTTACGGAGCAAATCGACGCCCTGCGCTGCATGGCCGTCAATCCGATTGCCTACCTCGTCGTACCCCGTTTCGTCGCCTGCGTCATCATGGTGCCGATCCTGTCGTTTTACGGGTATGTCATCGGTACGGCCGGAGGCTACGCCGTAGCGACCTTTGGCGCCGGCCTGACTCATTTTACGTATATGAATTCCGTCGAGCTGTTTACCGAGGTAGGAGACATCGTATACGGCCTGATCAAGGCCATGTTTTTCGGCGGCATTATCGCCCTGATAGCCTGCTATGAAGGCATGCACGCCAAGAGCGGCGCAGAGGGCGTAGGCCAGGCGACGACAAAGTCTGTCGTCACCTCTATTATTTTTATCTTTATATGTAATTATCTATTGTCTGTCATTTTGTATTAG
- a CDS encoding MlaD family protein, whose protein sequence is MRWSAEAKVGLVTIVGVLVFTYVIITLAHAEIFGNPGFEVHTVFHDANGLQQGNSVRYVGVHVGKVEKVTPLRNGVDIVLRIDEGTEIPKDSRVAITTDGLLGEKIVAITPGNDKNNILADGDTLNSNQGKTMDDMMNSAGTLISGANDMIKNINAILGDAKTQAAMRGSIQNVEAITGQTSAMMEANAANIQQITANMAAMTAQMNASLQQLDGDGATSANVREMAANMKNITERFDTIARSMETMTTNPQSQADIQTTLHNTAEITTKVNNILGGSGDVKFEGEAGFLYNDTQSESGAHANFRLYRNNSFALVGAESIGNGTNLNLQFGRRSSWFDSRFGLINGDLGVGVDLFADGPFRLSLEGYDPNDWRYRVKAQYRILPDIYLFGQFTRPMDRSDGGNYYGINYAF, encoded by the coding sequence ATGAGATGGAGTGCGGAAGCCAAGGTCGGCCTCGTAACCATTGTCGGCGTCCTGGTATTTACATATGTCATCATCACCTTGGCCCACGCCGAGATATTCGGCAATCCCGGCTTCGAGGTTCACACCGTATTTCATGACGCCAACGGCTTGCAGCAGGGGAATTCCGTACGCTACGTAGGCGTCCATGTCGGCAAGGTAGAAAAGGTCACGCCCCTTCGGAACGGCGTGGATATCGTGCTGCGGATTGATGAAGGGACGGAAATTCCCAAGGATTCGCGGGTGGCAATTACGACGGACGGCCTGCTGGGCGAAAAAATCGTAGCGATCACGCCGGGCAATGATAAAAACAATATCCTGGCCGACGGCGATACCCTGAACAGCAATCAGGGCAAAACCATGGACGACATGATGAACAGCGCCGGCACGCTGATCAGCGGCGCCAACGATATGATAAAAAATATCAACGCTATCCTCGGCGACGCCAAGACCCAGGCGGCGATGCGCGGTTCTATTCAAAATGTAGAAGCCATTACGGGACAGACCAGCGCCATGATGGAGGCCAACGCCGCGAATATTCAGCAGATTACGGCCAATATGGCGGCGATGACGGCGCAGATGAACGCGTCGCTGCAGCAGCTGGACGGAGACGGGGCCACGTCGGCCAACGTCCGGGAAATGGCCGCCAATATGAAAAATATTACGGAACGCTTCGATACAATTGCCCGCTCTATGGAAACGATGACGACCAATCCGCAGAGCCAGGCAGACATTCAGACGACGCTGCACAATACGGCTGAGATCACGACGAAGGTCAACAATATCCTCGGCGGCAGCGGCGACGTGAAGTTTGAAGGAGAAGCGGGCTTCCTGTATAATGATACGCAAAGTGAAAGCGGGGCCCATGCAAATTTTAGGTTGTACCGGAACAATTCCTTCGCTTTGGTCGGAGCTGAAAGTATTGGCAACGGTACGAATCTAAACTTGCAGTTTGGACGCCGCAGTTCCTGGTTTGACAGCCGCTTCGGCCTGATCAACGGCGATTTGGGCGTCGGCGTCGATTTATTCGCCGACGGGCCGTTCCGCCTGAGTCTGGAAGGGTACGACCCCAACGACTGGCGGTACCGCGTGAAGGCCCAGTACCGCATCTTGCCGGATATTTATTTATTCGGCCAGTTTACCCGTCCCATGGACAGGAGCGACGGCGGCAATTATTACGGCATCAACTATGCTTTTTAG